One Archocentrus centrarchus isolate MPI-CPG fArcCen1 unplaced genomic scaffold, fArcCen1 scaffold_52_ctg1, whole genome shotgun sequence DNA segment encodes these proteins:
- the golt1ba gene encoding golgi transport 1Ba, whose protein sequence is MISLTDSQKIGMGLTGFGVFFLFFGMILFFDKALLAIGNILFVAGLAFVIGLERTFRFFFQKHKMKATSFFLGGVFVVLIGWPIIGVVLEIYGFFLLFRGFFPVVVGFIRRIPVLGSILNLPFISAYVDKVGESNTMV, encoded by the exons ATGATTTCACTAACGGACTCTCAGA AGATTGGAATGGGATTAACTGGCTTCGGggtgtttttcctcttcttcgGTATGATCCTGTTCTTTGACAAAGCACTTCTGGCTATTGGAAAT ATCCTCTTTGTTGCTGGACTCGCCTTCGTCATTGGGCTAGAGAGGACCTTCCGCTTCTTTTTTCAGAAGCACAAGATGAAGGCCACCAGTTTCTTCCTGGGAggagtgtttgtggtgttgattGGCTGGCCCATTATTGGGGTTGTGCTGGAGATCTATGGTTTTTTCCTATTGTTCAG AGGCTTCTTTCCAGTCGTTGTAGGCTTTATCAGAAGAATACCAGTCCTGGGCTCCATCCTAAACCTGCCCTTTATCAGTGCA tatGTGGACAAAGTGGGCGAGAGCAACACCATGGTATAA
- the spx gene encoding spexin prohormone 1, which yields MKGLRTITTAYVLTLLLLATFISQSWSTPKGSFQRRNWTPQAMLYLKGTQGRRFISEDRKEGDVYDTLHLETRSQNTEKLSVDQAATVLLNFLQQAREGADENQDEVYFQELPVWKREYF from the exons ATGAAG GGTTTGAGGACCATCACAACAGCTTATGTACTCACCCTTTTATTGTTGGCAACATTTATCTCGCAGTCATGGAGCACACCAAAG GGCTCGTTCCAGCGGAGAAACTGGACCCCGCAGGCTATGCTGTATCTCAAGGGCACCC aggGCAGAAGGTTCATTTCAGAGGACCGAAAAGAAGGAGATGTCTATGACACTCTGCACCTTG AGACCCGCAGTCAGAACACAGAGAAGCTGAGTGTGGACCAGGCAGCTACTGTTCTGCTCAACTTCCTGCAGCAGGCCAGAGAGGGAG CTGATGAAAACCAAGACGAGGTGTACTTCCAGGAGCTGCCGGTGTGGAAGAGAGAATATTTCTAA